One region of Armigeres subalbatus isolate Guangzhou_Male chromosome 3, GZ_Asu_2, whole genome shotgun sequence genomic DNA includes:
- the LOC134227069 gene encoding CDP-diacylglycerol--inositol 3-phosphatidyltransferase-like isoform X2: MPTNYVIAGWCYIVSVVLDALDGHAARHFNQSTKFGAMLDQLTDRCGTMGLLVTLSYFYPKYMFWFQMSMAIDVACHWFYLHTTVLQGKTSHKFIDMSGNPIMRVYYTNRTVLGFMCLFNELFYAALYLLHFTPGPIIFGISSFKLLAMFSAPVAIVKTAISVIHGYVASMNIGVIDVAEREAQREREAAKKPQ, encoded by the exons TGAGCGTCGTACTGGATGCCCTCGATGGACATGCTGCCAGACATTTCAATCAAT CGACAAAGTTCGGCGCCATGCTCGACCAGTTGACCGACCGTTGCGGAACAATGGGTTTGTTGGTAACCCTCAGCTACTTCTACCCGAAGTACATGTTCTGGTTCCAGATGTCGATGGCTATCGATGTTGCCTGTCACTGGTTCTATCTGCACAC AACTGTTCTGCAGGGCAAAACTTCGCACAAGTTCATCGATATGTCTGGTAATCCAATTATGCGAGTGTACTACACCAACCGAACTGTTCTCGGCTTCATGTGCTTGTTTAACGAATTGTTCTATGCGGCTTTGTACCTGTTGCATTTCACACCGGGACCAATTA TCTTCGGTATTTCGTCGTTCAAATTGCTGGCGATGTTCTCTGCCCCGGTGGCTATCGTCAAAACAGCCATTTCTGTGATCCATGGATACGTTGCCAGCATGAATATCGGCGTGATCGATGTGGCCGAACGCGAAGCTCAGCGGGAACGGGAAGCCGCCAAAAAGCCACAGTAA